One Helianthus annuus cultivar XRQ/B chromosome 12, HanXRQr2.0-SUNRISE, whole genome shotgun sequence genomic region harbors:
- the LOC110894337 gene encoding PKS-NRPS hybrid synthetase CHGG_01239-like codes for MSSFWKDNYFGNRYSNDTWGSNAANEEEEVVSGVPVDQETQLPDLNKTPTPPVDEPNYPVHQVCPDYGYGYESPYVQQSGYGAENAPVDEPNYPVHQVCPDYGYGYESLYVQQSGYGAENAPVDEPYYPSQPSYPGYGVYGDEGGYGSYSGYGGDGGYGGEGGYSGYGGYGGYDRYGGDGGYSVYDRSRDEVGYGYESRNTSLYEPSTPSNPFQVNERFMSLTDLKNWVQETGKDNGYVIVTRRSKNIGGTTGMVWLVCDRSGEHRSKATVRKAGSKKIGCPFSLLAIRDVTNDTWELKVDCANHNHEPTTSLLGHAFVRRFTKAEYKLVEQLTAQNMEPRIIFQTLRKQFPDSLHVQKDVQNAVQKIRATIMDGKNPIQALESLLHDRRFIYDTRQDPKTDVVTEIFFVHPYSITMWRAFPHVMLIDATYKTNLYNMPFVQVVGMTSTGKSFCIAHAVICKERRGNYVWVLERIKSILHECMMPRVIVTDRELALINACSKVFPNAKRLLCHFHIQQNIARKCKEGFDKEDWGKFMSYWRTLCESSSEPMYKYNLEKMYNRLVVANRESVYDYVYENWLKDYKEMFVYAWTDKCRNFGQRTTNRVESQHANLKRYITRGSSLERIARCIIDIVETQYDEIQKSFTESIEKTMNHHRHRMLDNLRGKVSHEALDLLEKELLRKMDVLRKLNASCGCHMWLSKGLPCACRLENYNRTGRIIQLDEIDVFWRKLDLLPCKLVDEEVDIVAELNNVRQHLEAQSPVQQKSMLSKIKAVFTPKSSTKKPPIVQQNTRGRPTSKKVQERLDEAARLDQAARYSSYGEDSNVITASPKHRYDLPRHSSYVPSEGSRGTGSFVKSEKPKMQPNSSTSSKKKETRDDKVFPLIKGDEHLLCIKRFKNQIPSEFRSYISRIQDVTPDGHCGYRSVAVGLGFTEHAWPNIRRDLLLEIDHNKPRWKHVFETYNEGDFKRIRKSIEWHSVKGCDQSHWMEMPHVGLLIAQRYNIVLHVLSIEWSSTIFPLTDAPLDPRPQAITLVHVHGGHFIHAKLEGDYPMPLVNPMWSAHRSIAAKRWEEMYTPQLEHYYELMHPKSDRDKDREPSLNVIED; via the exons atgtcatcattttggaaggataattatttcggtaatcgctattctaacgacacatggggatcaaatgctgccaatgaggaggaggaggttgtgtctggagtccctgttgatcaagaaacacagttgccagacttgaacaagactcccactccacctgttgatgaaccaaattacCCGGTGCATCAAGTGTGTCCAGATTACGGATACGGGTATGAATCTCCGTACGTGCAACAAAGTGGATACGGTGCTGAGaatgcacctgttgatgaaccaaattaTCCGGTGCATCAAGTGTGTCCAGATTACGGATACGGGTATGAATCTCTGTACGTGCAACAAAGTGGATACGGTGCTGAGaatgcacctgttgatgaaccatattacccgTCGCAGCCATCGTATCCGGGTTATGGGGTATACGGGGACGAAGGTGGATACGGAAGTTACAGTGGAtacggtggtgatggtggatacgggggtgaaggtggttaCAGTGGATATGGGGGCTACGGTGGATACGATAGATATGGGGGTGACGGTGGTTACAGTGTATACGACAGATCTAGGGATGAAGTTGGATATGGTTATGAGTCCCGTAACACATCACTTTATGAACCATCTACCCCGAGCAATCCATTTCAAGTAAATGAG cgtttcatgtctctaactgatttgaagaattgggtacaagaaacGGGAAAGGATAATGGTTACGTAATTGTTACCCGCCGATCAAAAAATATTGGCGGTACTACTGGGATGGTATGGCTTGTGTGCGACCGTAGTGGTGAACACCGTAGTAAAGCAACAGTTAGGAAAGCTGGTAGCAAAAAAATCGGCTGCCCGTTTTCATTACTCGCCATCCGGGACGTGACGAACGACACGTGGGAGTTAAAAGTGGACTGTGCGAACCATAACCACGAACCTACGACGAGTCTGTTGGGCCACGCTTTTGTGCGAAGATTCACTAAAGCCGAATACAAGCTAGTGGAGCAGCTAactgctcaaaacatggagccacgTATCATATTTCAAACCCTAAGAAAGCAGTTCCCCGACAGCCTGCACGTTCAGAAAGACGTGCAAAATGCGGTACAAAAAATTAGAGCGACAATAATGGACGGAAAGAATCCTATTCAGGCACTGGAAAGCCTGCTGCATGACCGCCGATTCATTTACGACACCCGACAAGATCCCAAAACAGATGTCGTAACAGAGATTTTCTTTGTTCATCCTTATTCAATCActatgtggcgtgcattcccgcaCGTGATGTTGATCGACGCGACCTACAAAACAAACCTCTACAACATGCCATTTGTCCAGGTTGTGGGTATGACGTCGACTGGGAAGTCTTTTTGTATCGCACATGCCGTTATTTGTAAAGAACGAAGGGGTAACTACGTGTGGGTGCTTGAGCGGATCAAGTCAATATTGCATGAATGTATGATGCCGCGTGTGATAGTCACGGATAGGGAGCTTGCCCTGATAAACGCGTGTTCTAAAGTATTCCCGAACGCAAAAAGGCTTCTATGCCACTTTCACATCCAACAAAATATAGCTAGAAAGTGCAAGGAAGGGTTCGATAAAGAAGATTGGGGGAAATTTATGTCGTACTGGCGGACATTGTGCGAATCTTCATCAGAGCCCATGTACAAGTACAACTTGGAGAAAATGTATAACCGACTCGTGGTTGCCAACCGAGAAA gTGTCTATGATTACGTCTACGAAAACTGGCTCAAAGACTATAAAGAAATGTTCGTTTATGCGTGGACCGATAAGTGTCGCAACTTTGGTCAGCGGACCAccaacagagttgagagccagcACGCAAATTTAAAAAGATACATTACGCGCGGGAGTTCATTGGAGCGAATAGCAAGATGCATCATTGATATAGTTGAAACTCAGTATGATGAAATACAAAAAAGTTTCACTGAGAGCATCGAAAAAACGATGAACCACCATAGACACCGAATGTTGGACAACCTACGTGGAAAGGTTTCCCATGAAGCACTTGATTTGCTGGAAAAAGagctactgaggaagatggatgtgTTGCGGAAACTTAACGCATCATGTGGTTGCCATATGTGGCTTAGCAAAGGATTGCCGTGTGCTTGTAGACTGGAAAACTACAACCGTAcag GGCGTATAATACAACTCGACGAGATAGATGTATTCTGGCGTAAGCTTGACTTGCTCCCTTGTAAACTGGTAGACGAGGAGGTCGATATTGTAGCAGAGCTCAATAATGTGCGGCAACATTTAGAGGCGCAGTCCCCCGTTCAGCAAAAGAGTATGCTTTCAAAGATAAAAGCGGTTTTCACCCCGAAATCGTCAACCAAGAAACCACCGATCGTCCAGCAAAACACTCGCGGTCGGCCTACATCAAAGAAAGTACAAGAAAGGCTAGATGAAGCTGCGAGGTTAGACCAAGCTGCGAGATACAGCTCCTATGGCGAGGACAGCAACGTAATTACCGCTTCCCCCAAGCATAGGTACGATTTACCCCGACACAGCTCATACGTACCGTCAGAGGGCTCTCGTGGAACTGGTTCGTTTGTGaagtctgaaaaacctaaaatgcAACCAAACAGTtcaacaagttctaaaaagaagGAGACGAGGGATGATAAGGTTTTTCCATTAATAAAGGGGGACGAGCACTTGTTATGCATTAAGAGGTTTAAGAATCAAATTCCATCAGAGTTTCGCTCTTACATATCGCGTATACAAGATGTGACCCCAGACGGTCATTGTGGGTACAGGTCTGTGGCTGTCGGGTTAGGTTTTACGGAACACGCATGGCCCAATATTCGAAGAGATTTACTACTGGAGATTGACCATAACAAACCGCGTTGGAAGCATGTATTCGAAACATATAACGAAGGAGACTTTAAACGAATACGTAAGAGCATCGAATGGCATTCAGTGAAAGGGTGCGATCAAAGTCACTGGATGGAAATGCCCCACGTAGGGCTTCTCATAGCGCAAAGGTATAATATTGTCCTCCACGTGCTAAGCATTGAATGGAGCTCTACCATCTTCCCATTAACGGATGCCCCACTAGATCCACGACCTCAAGCGATAACGCTTGTACATGTTCACGGGGGACACTTCATACATGCTAAGTTGGAAGGAGACTACCCCATGCCTTTAGTGAACCCGATGTGGTCGGCACATCGATCAATAGCTGCGAAACGGTGGGAAGAAATGTATACACCGCAGTTAGAGCACTACTACGAGTTAATGCATCCTAAATCAGACCGAGACAAAGACAGAGAACCGAGTTTAAATGTTATCGAAGATTAA